One genomic segment of bacterium includes these proteins:
- a CDS encoding arginine decarboxylase, pyruvoyl-dependent produces the protein MSEIMVPRPNKYFLVSGDADDITPLNAFDAALMAAGIGNTNLIKVSSIIAPGSTKIEPVPIPFGSLVPVAYASITSDIPGEIIAAAVAAAIPDDPDMPGVVMEYAAKCHREDAERVVRLMARRAIEIRGCKIKDLSVVSAEHKVEKIGAAFAGVVMWW, from the coding sequence ATGAGCGAAATCATGGTTCCAAGACCCAACAAATATTTTCTTGTTAGCGGCGATGCAGATGATATAACGCCGCTTAATGCCTTCGATGCGGCTTTGATGGCCGCGGGTATAGGCAACACAAATCTTATTAAAGTATCCTCTATTATTGCGCCAGGCTCGACCAAGATTGAACCTGTGCCCATTCCTTTTGGTTCTCTTGTACCTGTGGCATACGCGAGCATAACATCCGACATACCTGGGGAGATTATTGCTGCCGCTGTAGCTGCTGCTATTCCTGATGACCCCGATATGCCCGGCGTGGTAATGGAGTATGCTGCTAAGTGCCATCGTGAGGATGCTGAAAGGGTTGTAAGGCTTATGGCAAGACGGGCGATAGAAATAAGAGGTTGTAAAATCAAAGATTTGAGCGTTGTTAGCGCTGAACACAAAGTTGAGAAAATAGGCGCTGCTTTTGCAGGCGTCGTTATGTGGTGGTAA
- a CDS encoding S-adenosylmethionine decarboxylase proenzyme yields MQALGRQILAEFYGCNPDILDDTELIKRILRNAALKSNATIVNSTFHHFSPYGVSGIVVIAESHISIHTWPEYGYAAVDIFTCGDSIDPWVAFKYLERELGAESSSAMELRRGIFDLERELVHKPQTRTASAR; encoded by the coding sequence GTGCAGGCGCTCGGAAGGCAGATCCTTGCGGAATTCTATGGGTGTAACCCTGATATTCTTGATGATACTGAACTCATTAAAAGGATACTCCGCAATGCGGCGCTAAAATCAAACGCTACAATAGTTAACTCAACATTCCATCATTTCTCGCCATATGGGGTTTCCGGAATAGTCGTTATCGCAGAATCTCACATATCAATTCACACATGGCCCGAGTATGGCTATGCTGCAGTGGATATTTTCACCTGCGGAGATTCTATTGACCCGTGGGTTGCTTTTAAGTATCTTGAGCGGGAGCTCGGTGCAGAAAGCAGTTCCGCCATGGAGCTAAGACGAGGGATATTTGACTTGGAGCGAGAACTCGTCCACAAACCACAAACCAGAACCGCATCCGCAAGATGA